In the Staphylococcus condimenti genome, one interval contains:
- a CDS encoding CoA-transferase, which produces MEQIKWQDLQHIVKDGDVIGVAALTVSNLPAELLRNLLDTYDKTGSPKELTFINANDISSMGLEPELDDFVERGMISRIIMSIMTASPKTAEAIKNNEIEAYFLPQGVIATHYRQTNSILPGVITKIGLNTTIDPRYKGGRTNEKTTEQLVTFLNIENEDYLHYQLPSVDVALLRGTYADKQGNIYVSQEAYLSEGYSVALNAKSTHGTVIVQVKEIIDTPDINPDDVFIPGSLVDYVYVVGDSKHHRQLIQTDYDPVFSGEGTTKKRIDPPLPFNTRKTILRRAAQFLNEGDTISIGFGINNELSNLLYEENVEHQVQPVQDIGIFGGFIGSGKHFGMNANFDFRLPHDQTWDFIYNGGISVAYLSFAEIDQNGNVNVSYFGNRMNGCGGFIDISQSVQRIIFSGSLVARSQLTIKDEQLEVIEEGTTQKFIPEVSNIDFNASYAKTLNQEVYIVTDRAVFELRDEGLTLIEIAPGLNLEKDIIQQMGFKPLIAKDLKTIDHTIYQEQWGLLARSIH; this is translated from the coding sequence ATGGAACAAATAAAATGGCAAGATTTACAGCACATTGTGAAAGATGGCGATGTAATCGGGGTTGCTGCTTTAACTGTTTCTAATTTACCTGCTGAACTTCTAAGAAATTTACTAGACACCTATGATAAAACCGGTTCTCCTAAAGAACTGACTTTTATTAATGCAAATGATATCAGCAGTATGGGGTTAGAACCAGAACTTGATGATTTCGTGGAACGGGGAATGATTTCACGGATTATCATGAGTATTATGACTGCTTCTCCAAAAACTGCAGAAGCTATTAAAAACAATGAGATAGAGGCATACTTTTTACCGCAAGGTGTAATCGCAACACATTATAGACAAACTAATTCAATCTTACCTGGGGTTATTACTAAGATTGGATTAAACACCACGATTGATCCGCGTTATAAGGGAGGACGCACAAACGAAAAGACGACTGAGCAACTTGTCACATTTTTAAACATAGAAAATGAAGACTATTTGCACTATCAGTTGCCGTCTGTTGATGTTGCTTTATTAAGAGGTACGTATGCAGATAAGCAAGGCAACATTTATGTATCGCAAGAAGCTTATTTATCAGAAGGCTACAGCGTTGCGCTCAATGCAAAGTCCACCCATGGTACCGTGATTGTACAGGTAAAAGAAATTATCGATACACCCGATATAAACCCTGATGATGTCTTTATACCTGGTTCACTTGTTGATTATGTATATGTCGTTGGTGATTCCAAACATCATAGACAACTCATCCAAACAGACTATGATCCTGTTTTTTCAGGAGAGGGAACAACGAAAAAACGCATCGATCCTCCCCTCCCGTTTAACACAAGAAAAACAATCTTGCGCCGGGCAGCACAGTTTTTAAATGAAGGAGACACGATTAGTATTGGTTTTGGTATCAACAATGAATTATCTAATTTATTGTATGAAGAAAATGTCGAACATCAAGTGCAGCCTGTTCAAGATATAGGAATTTTCGGCGGATTTATCGGCAGCGGAAAACATTTTGGAATGAATGCTAACTTCGATTTCCGTTTACCGCATGATCAAACTTGGGATTTTATTTACAACGGAGGTATATCAGTCGCTTATCTCAGCTTTGCAGAAATTGACCAGAATGGTAATGTAAATGTTTCTTATTTCGGCAATCGAATGAATGGTTGCGGAGGATTTATAGACATCAGCCAATCTGTTCAGCGTATTATTTTTTCTGGAAGTTTAGTTGCTAGAAGTCAACTAACAATCAAAGATGAACAACTAGAAGTCATCGAAGAAGGTACAACCCAAAAATTCATACCTGAAGTCAGCAACATCGACTTCAACGCATCATACGCTAAGACTTTGAACCAAGAAGTTTATATTGTAACCGACCGCGCTGTTTTTGAGCTGCGAGATGAGGGTTTAACTTTAATAGAAATAGCACCAGGTCTTAATTTAGAAAAAGATATTATTCAACAAATGGGTTTCAAACCGTTAATCGCAAAAGATTTGAAAACGATTGACCACACGATTTATCAAGAACAATGGGGATTATTAGCACGATCAATTCATTGA
- a CDS encoding acyl-CoA dehydrogenase family protein — MSNKEEVLKELYPEDIMNISKGLTDGEVKLLKQMDDVLESKFRKDINRHWADATIPEDFFEEMGKLQYFTNPLLYEGREGAKTPSQLFQFFMSYTIGRFDVSLITLLGVHQGLGHNAFLFGGSKEQVAKYVPKLQSHELRTCFALTEPDHGSDVAGGLETIAEKKGDKWVINGSKKWIGGANVADVIPVFAVNKETGKPVCFVVRPEQDGVDIEVLQDKIALRIVPNALITLKNVEVSEEDRLQNINSFKDIAKILYSTRAGVAYMATGGIAGTLRATLDYVKQRKQFGKSLSNYQLVQEKLAMIQGNLAQAMSTCAALARMQEHGEYDEVATSAAKMMNALRYRESAAMGRGITGGNGILAGEYDIARFFSDAEAVYTYEGTHEINALVIGRALTGDSAFV, encoded by the coding sequence ATGAGCAATAAAGAAGAAGTGTTAAAAGAACTTTATCCAGAAGATATTATGAATATTTCCAAAGGATTAACAGATGGAGAAGTAAAGCTACTTAAACAAATGGATGATGTTTTAGAAAGCAAATTCCGCAAAGATATCAACAGACATTGGGCAGATGCAACGATTCCTGAAGATTTCTTTGAGGAAATGGGGAAATTACAATACTTCACTAACCCGCTTCTTTATGAAGGACGTGAAGGTGCGAAAACACCAAGCCAACTTTTCCAATTCTTTATGTCATATACTATCGGACGCTTTGATGTATCGCTCATCACTTTATTAGGTGTCCATCAAGGCTTAGGTCATAATGCCTTTTTATTCGGCGGCAGCAAAGAACAAGTTGCGAAATATGTTCCAAAATTGCAGTCACATGAATTACGCACATGCTTCGCACTGACAGAGCCCGATCATGGTTCCGATGTAGCCGGCGGTTTAGAAACTATTGCTGAAAAGAAAGGCGATAAATGGGTCATTAATGGTTCTAAAAAATGGATCGGCGGAGCGAATGTGGCAGATGTTATTCCTGTCTTTGCGGTAAACAAAGAAACTGGAAAACCTGTCTGCTTCGTTGTCAGACCTGAACAAGATGGTGTTGATATTGAAGTACTACAAGATAAAATTGCTTTACGTATCGTGCCGAATGCACTCATTACTTTAAAAAATGTAGAAGTCAGTGAAGAAGACCGCCTGCAAAATATCAACAGCTTTAAAGACATTGCAAAAATCCTATATTCAACACGTGCAGGTGTAGCATATATGGCAACAGGCGGTATAGCTGGAACATTACGCGCTACATTAGATTATGTAAAACAACGTAAACAATTCGGAAAATCACTTAGTAATTATCAACTCGTACAAGAAAAATTAGCAATGATTCAAGGCAACTTAGCACAAGCAATGTCAACATGTGCAGCGTTAGCACGTATGCAAGAACATGGTGAATATGATGAAGTTGCGACATCAGCAGCTAAAATGATGAATGCTTTAAGATACCGAGAATCAGCTGCCATGGGACGCGGCATCACAGGAGGCAATGGTATCTTAGCTGGTGAATATGATATTGCACGTTTCTTCTCAGATGCAGAAGCCGTTTATACGTATGAAGGAACACATGAAATCAACGCGCTTGTTATCGGACGTGCCCTTACTGGAGATTCAGCTTTTGTTTAA
- a CDS encoding CDP-glycerol glycerophosphotransferase family protein, translated as MLKLAQMNVNFGSIQTNLPAQIRLEIRNEQIISIEASQLKKEDVYLGKTKAEDGLVAIIENDEFPYYVHIKKNKIYCTPYLNDKTDGSLNLQVKIFHSRFKVEPTQYSYNVIDTYSGEMVELEPSVFKKGRKPFIEDTANRNGDPAIFIKFKYTDFTMFLEYTNSKKDFAFKTNVLEILTNEQLKFDFKSANELVVSKGEHRQVIRLNDLNRMKDIKLDDGFFKYIQKPIYLKLNNKFYIISYHNQKLSIKTDKEKDLLYKRSDIEFKKSGRYITLSGQIDYNAPVQPDYLMTKTGEILAEMRWDHQNHFTAKVKIKDLRQLKEIHNTIFTAINGKRFHPLFQSDKANDQRKVLLTFNTRGHAIVLRRNAVNNLSFGNLPKLKIYNPWHKFKINIAQKFATIYKFFNRGRNLNVYFEKEASKAVESGKYVFEAAASNKKFKSKNVFILDKSSPQYKDMKRKWGDKVVERFSFRNYLYVFAADYFISSELSNHVVNTRIFDDKLNRKIKMTPLYFLQHGVTFLKPRDDSKNVGFHKSNMTNNIVKSVVSSDVEASIFNDMGYNDFELMKTGMPKFDNAHLIEGADKITYMPTWRPWEEAEVFNGHIEETTYYQSIMEVIEAFEKAGLINRLQVAAHNKFSQYAKNHFNKYNDIFVEDPTDTLKNSVIYITDISSIIFDAINHGAFPIFYWKEFEDIIAKHGGTTPANRENVPGVVADNENELVEAVKSAIDNDFKLPSQVLENYRRINEFHDNQNTQRVINELINDGVLQRK; from the coding sequence GTGTTGAAACTAGCACAAATGAATGTGAACTTCGGTTCAATCCAAACGAATTTACCTGCTCAAATTCGTTTAGAAATTAGAAATGAGCAGATTATCAGTATTGAAGCATCACAATTGAAAAAAGAAGATGTTTATTTAGGAAAAACTAAAGCAGAAGATGGACTAGTTGCAATTATCGAAAATGATGAATTCCCATATTATGTGCATATCAAAAAAAATAAGATTTACTGTACACCTTATTTGAATGATAAGACGGACGGGAGTCTAAACCTGCAAGTAAAAATTTTCCATAGTCGTTTTAAAGTTGAGCCAACACAATATAGCTATAATGTGATAGATACTTATAGCGGAGAAATGGTTGAACTTGAACCCTCTGTATTTAAAAAGGGACGAAAACCTTTTATTGAAGATACAGCTAACCGTAATGGCGACCCAGCTATTTTCATTAAATTTAAATATACTGATTTTACAATGTTTTTAGAGTATACAAATTCTAAAAAAGACTTCGCATTTAAAACGAATGTTTTAGAAATACTTACCAATGAACAACTAAAATTTGATTTTAAGAGTGCTAACGAGTTGGTTGTTTCTAAAGGGGAGCATCGACAAGTTATTAGACTTAATGATTTAAATAGAATGAAAGATATCAAATTAGACGATGGCTTCTTTAAGTATATTCAGAAACCAATTTACTTAAAGTTAAATAATAAATTTTACATTATTAGTTATCACAACCAAAAGCTCAGTATCAAAACAGATAAAGAAAAAGATTTACTCTATAAACGCAGCGATATAGAATTTAAAAAATCCGGGCGTTATATTACCCTTTCAGGACAAATTGATTATAATGCGCCTGTCCAACCAGATTATTTGATGACAAAAACGGGTGAAATTTTAGCGGAAATGAGATGGGACCATCAAAATCATTTTACTGCTAAAGTAAAAATTAAAGATCTACGTCAATTAAAAGAAATCCATAATACAATTTTCACTGCGATTAATGGTAAAAGATTCCACCCGCTTTTTCAAAGCGACAAAGCCAATGATCAACGCAAAGTATTGTTAACTTTTAATACTAGAGGACATGCAATTGTGTTAAGACGTAATGCTGTGAATAATTTAAGTTTCGGCAATTTACCAAAACTCAAAATTTATAACCCTTGGCATAAATTTAAAATTAATATAGCACAGAAATTTGCTACGATTTATAAATTTTTCAATAGAGGACGAAATTTGAATGTTTACTTTGAAAAAGAAGCATCTAAAGCAGTTGAGTCGGGGAAATATGTTTTTGAAGCTGCTGCGAGCAATAAAAAGTTCAAATCTAAAAATGTATTTATCTTAGATAAATCTTCTCCTCAATATAAAGATATGAAGAGAAAATGGGGAGACAAGGTGGTAGAACGTTTCAGCTTCCGTAATTATTTATATGTTTTTGCAGCAGATTATTTTATTTCTAGTGAACTCAGCAATCATGTCGTTAACACAAGAATCTTTGATGATAAATTAAATCGAAAAATAAAAATGACACCTCTCTATTTTTTACAGCACGGTGTAACTTTCTTAAAACCGCGTGATGATTCGAAAAATGTCGGGTTCCATAAAAGTAATATGACTAATAATATTGTGAAATCAGTCGTGAGTTCCGATGTAGAAGCAAGTATTTTCAATGATATGGGATATAATGATTTTGAATTAATGAAAACAGGTATGCCTAAGTTTGATAATGCACACTTAATTGAAGGAGCAGATAAAATAACCTATATGCCGACATGGCGTCCTTGGGAAGAAGCAGAAGTATTCAATGGTCATATAGAAGAGACGACTTATTATCAATCTATTATGGAAGTGATTGAAGCATTTGAAAAAGCAGGATTGATAAACCGTTTGCAAGTTGCAGCGCATAATAAATTCTCTCAATATGCTAAAAATCACTTTAATAAATATAATGATATTTTCGTAGAAGATCCAACGGATACATTGAAAAATTCTGTTATCTATATCACTGATATTTCTTCTATTATTTTTGATGCGATTAATCACGGCGCTTTCCCAATTTTCTATTGGAAAGAGTTTGAAGATATTATTGCTAAACATGGAGGCACAACGCCAGCAAATCGTGAAAACGTACCAGGTGTTGTTGCAGATAATGAAAATGAATTAGTAGAAGCAGTAAAATCAGCAATCGACAACGATTTTAAACTGCCATCGCAAGTATTAGAAAACTATCGTCGTATTAACGAATTTCATGATAATCAAAACACACAACGTGTGATTAACGAACTGATAAATGATGGTGTGCTACAAAGAAAATAG
- a CDS encoding CDP-glycerol glycerophosphotransferase family protein: MILEEIKNKLTRKFEIGHIYVGDESIFLTCRLENFINFNAKKFEVAVNGKKIPFEITSKHPHELVVMLKTDEIINQRDAQKITFSLNGKQLWITAANKLKHIYQVGNTLYQVNVAKAISIKPYNTGHDVIDEPVKLSLTPKKDEKLSVVSDKKIEGLLLINQNHMKTLDIRNGELNYTYIQDKIKKESFLIYAVEDTNIYPVQINEAVDVPYYFMSYRWWGNTLNITRDYYKVGRIDISQLIDDDVINLSFQSFDATGKDDQIEVGVVNFDYTDVIPLPTFTSLRKISVKIPISLLTTPKRKKLFIRIDGKTYLLRGKIKPYSGYRQIDSELYRLTVSEHYGVTIAHKKPKIRSGVNTVEEDELNIYFQPHEVYRHCDYYLTFEERESANQYQIPIRRGEQDIPIDYAALNQLLTKKKSIIDVFITIYDGDELVRKDKIKFKEGIYKKDSVYTLKKYKEGNYTTFFMLTLTPFKNIKFETFELSDAQIKILNDNNVKNDNIWMVGERTDTAQESGIQFFEWLQQHTDADVYYVIDGDSEDYQDIKHMKNILRFGSDEHLKIAAQAKVVMSTHDIENIMPYKAAPEFWGYEDTIKIFLQHGVLGRKNVEYHKKYYDDSFDLFNVSSEYEKYDIVVDEMGYKPEEIAVTGLARFDRLPLKPKKQLKKVLIMPTWRDWLNSNEAFEKSEYLSRYLSLVNSEKLKTLSEEYDLEINFYPHYRAQQFFQDYLADAELSHVNFIELGKKSVQDLLIEHDLLITDYSTVSTDFNYMDKPVIFYHFDVSQFFRKGILRPIDETFIGDIVYSENELISKISDKINSQKPAHYDRSLIFDHIDHQNSQRIYDEICAKLKKK; encoded by the coding sequence ATGATTTTAGAAGAAATTAAAAACAAATTAACAAGAAAATTTGAAATAGGTCATATTTATGTAGGCGATGAGTCAATTTTTTTAACGTGTCGCTTAGAAAACTTTATTAACTTTAATGCTAAAAAATTTGAAGTTGCTGTGAATGGTAAAAAAATTCCGTTTGAAATCACTTCGAAACATCCACACGAGTTGGTAGTGATGTTAAAAACTGATGAAATCATCAATCAAAGAGACGCTCAAAAAATTACCTTTTCATTAAATGGAAAACAGTTGTGGATTACTGCTGCAAATAAATTGAAACACATTTATCAAGTAGGAAATACCTTATATCAAGTTAATGTAGCTAAAGCAATTTCCATAAAACCGTATAATACAGGTCATGATGTTATTGATGAGCCGGTAAAATTATCATTAACTCCAAAAAAAGATGAGAAGTTATCAGTAGTAAGTGATAAAAAGATTGAGGGACTTTTACTGATTAACCAAAACCATATGAAAACACTGGACATTCGTAACGGTGAACTTAATTATACTTATATCCAAGATAAGATTAAAAAAGAATCATTTTTAATCTATGCAGTAGAGGATACGAATATCTACCCCGTACAAATTAACGAAGCTGTAGATGTTCCATATTACTTTATGTCATATAGATGGTGGGGCAATACTTTAAACATTACTAGAGATTATTATAAGGTTGGAAGAATAGATATTAGTCAATTAATCGATGATGATGTGATTAATTTATCATTTCAATCCTTTGATGCCACAGGAAAAGATGATCAAATTGAAGTCGGTGTAGTCAACTTTGATTATACAGATGTAATTCCGTTACCGACATTTACATCTTTGCGCAAAATTTCAGTTAAGATTCCTATTTCTTTATTAACTACACCTAAACGTAAGAAATTATTTATACGCATTGATGGTAAAACGTATTTGTTGAGAGGCAAAATAAAACCGTATTCAGGGTATCGACAAATTGATTCAGAATTGTATAGGCTAACTGTTTCAGAACATTACGGTGTAACGATTGCGCATAAAAAACCGAAAATTAGATCAGGTGTTAATACTGTAGAGGAAGACGAACTTAATATTTATTTCCAACCTCATGAAGTTTATCGTCATTGTGATTATTATTTAACATTTGAAGAAAGAGAATCCGCAAATCAATATCAGATTCCAATTCGTAGAGGCGAACAAGATATTCCGATTGATTATGCAGCCTTAAATCAATTACTCACTAAAAAGAAATCAATTATCGATGTGTTTATCACAATTTATGATGGTGACGAGTTAGTGAGAAAAGATAAAATTAAATTCAAAGAAGGCATTTATAAAAAAGACAGTGTGTATACATTGAAAAAATATAAAGAAGGCAATTATACAACGTTCTTTATGCTGACATTGACACCATTTAAAAATATTAAGTTTGAAACATTTGAACTAAGTGATGCACAAATTAAAATATTAAACGACAACAACGTTAAAAACGATAATATTTGGATGGTTGGTGAACGTACGGATACTGCACAAGAAAGCGGCATTCAATTTTTTGAATGGTTGCAACAACATACAGACGCAGATGTTTATTATGTAATAGATGGCGATTCTGAAGATTATCAAGATATTAAACATATGAAAAATATATTACGTTTCGGTTCGGATGAACACTTGAAAATTGCAGCTCAGGCTAAAGTAGTGATGAGTACACATGATATTGAAAATATTATGCCTTATAAAGCAGCACCTGAATTCTGGGGTTATGAAGATACAATCAAAATCTTCTTGCAGCATGGCGTGTTAGGAAGAAAAAATGTTGAATATCATAAAAAATATTATGATGATTCATTTGATTTATTCAATGTTTCAAGCGAATATGAAAAATACGATATCGTCGTAGATGAAATGGGTTATAAACCAGAAGAAATCGCTGTAACAGGATTGGCTCGATTTGACCGTTTACCGCTTAAACCAAAAAAACAATTGAAAAAAGTTTTGATTATGCCGACATGGCGTGATTGGTTGAATAGTAATGAAGCATTTGAAAAGAGTGAATATTTATCACGCTATCTCAGCTTGGTTAACAGTGAAAAATTAAAAACGCTAAGTGAAGAGTATGATTTAGAAATCAACTTCTATCCCCATTATCGTGCTCAACAGTTCTTCCAAGACTATTTGGCAGATGCTGAATTATCACATGTAAACTTTATCGAACTTGGTAAGAAATCAGTACAAGATTTATTAATTGAACATGATTTATTAATTACAGACTACAGTACTGTAAGTACTGACTTTAATTATATGGATAAACCAGTTATCTTCTATCATTTTGATGTCAGCCAATTTTTCCGAAAAGGTATTTTAAGACCGATAGATGAAACGTTTATTGGCGACATTGTCTATTCTGAAAATGAATTGATTTCTAAGATTTCGGATAAAATTAATAGTCAGAAACCTGCACATTATGATCGAAGCTTAATATTTGATCATATCGATCATCAAAACAGCCAACGTATTTATGATGAAATATGTGCTAAATTAAAAAAGAAATAA
- a CDS encoding class I adenylate-forming enzyme family protein encodes MNFDWIKTRSDFDEEKPAVIDPFKGTEWTYQDLNIRAENLANYLTDQGLKHGDVVGIFAPNDVSVIDLMAASFKTGIIFLPMNWRLNPKEIASIVEDSGVKLLFYAEKHLSSLSLVDPELLHMDIDSKDYDEITNPKHHRPYQSISVEPDDTAALIYTSGTTGTPKGVMFSYESFMNNGANIQLTYRLNSDFTTIISTPMFHVLGLNDTVLPSMMAGATLVLQRYFEGEAMNQMIAKYKPDFLILIPTMYYSTIRQDNFNPEDFRDIKFVIQGGSHPLPSIQEAFKKYGINIINGYGLTEAPMVVVNTPDNAQAKPMSIGKAVMFVDARILDDDHNEVETGEIGELAIKARNVTPGYWNRAEETAEILQDGYLLTGDLAKKDEDGDLYIIDRKKEMIITGGENVIPSEVETALAKHPLVDRCVVVGYNDPKFGESIGAAVILREEDPDFEEKLDAHMREYVAGYKVPKMYEVVETMPLNSTQKPDKLRITEIMNEKAKNHLEANQ; translated from the coding sequence ATGAATTTCGATTGGATTAAAACAAGATCAGATTTTGACGAAGAAAAACCCGCAGTGATTGACCCGTTTAAAGGAACAGAATGGACATATCAAGACTTGAATATACGCGCTGAAAATTTAGCAAACTATCTCACAGACCAAGGTCTCAAACACGGAGATGTTGTCGGTATTTTTGCACCAAATGATGTGTCTGTTATTGATTTAATGGCAGCTTCTTTCAAGACAGGTATTATATTCTTACCGATGAATTGGCGACTCAACCCGAAAGAAATCGCAAGTATCGTAGAAGATTCTGGAGTAAAACTTCTTTTCTATGCAGAAAAACATTTAAGCTCGCTTTCACTTGTGGATCCAGAATTGTTGCATATGGATATCGATTCAAAAGACTATGATGAAATTACAAATCCGAAACATCATCGTCCATATCAATCAATTTCTGTTGAACCCGATGATACTGCTGCATTAATTTATACAAGTGGTACAACTGGTACACCAAAAGGTGTCATGTTCTCCTATGAATCCTTTATGAACAATGGCGCTAACATCCAACTCACTTATCGACTCAACTCAGATTTCACTACAATTATCAGTACACCGATGTTTCATGTGCTTGGTTTAAATGATACTGTCTTACCATCTATGATGGCAGGTGCAACATTAGTTTTACAACGCTATTTCGAAGGTGAAGCAATGAACCAAATGATTGCCAAATACAAACCAGATTTCCTCATCTTGATACCTACTATGTATTACAGCACGATTCGTCAAGACAACTTTAACCCTGAAGATTTCAGAGATATCAAATTTGTCATTCAAGGCGGTTCTCACCCACTTCCAAGTATTCAAGAAGCATTCAAGAAATACGGCATTAATATTATCAACGGCTATGGTCTAACAGAAGCACCTATGGTTGTTGTTAATACTCCAGACAACGCACAAGCAAAACCAATGAGTATCGGAAAAGCCGTGATGTTCGTTGATGCGCGTATTTTAGATGACGACCATAATGAAGTAGAAACAGGCGAAATCGGAGAGCTTGCAATCAAAGCACGAAACGTTACTCCAGGCTATTGGAACCGTGCAGAGGAAACAGCTGAAATTCTACAAGACGGCTATCTATTAACTGGTGATTTAGCGAAGAAAGATGAAGACGGCGACTTGTATATCATTGACCGTAAAAAAGAAATGATTATTACAGGAGGAGAAAATGTCATCCCTTCTGAAGTTGAAACAGCTTTAGCAAAACATCCGCTCGTTGACCGTTGTGTTGTCGTTGGATACAACGATCCAAAATTTGGAGAATCTATCGGAGCTGCTGTTATCTTACGAGAAGAAGATCCAGACTTCGAAGAAAAATTAGATGCACATATGCGGGAATATGTAGCAGGTTATAAAGTACCGAAGATGTATGAAGTAGTTGAAACAATGCCTTTAAATTCAACTCAAAAACCAGATAAATTAAGAATTACTGAAATTATGAATGAAAAAGCTAAAAATCACTTGGAAGCCAATCAGTAA